In Nostoc sp. UHCC 0926, a single genomic region encodes these proteins:
- a CDS encoding type II toxin-antitoxin system VapC family toxin, translating to MHSEVFLDTSFAIALSAPSDRLHDRALHLAKILQAAETRLVTTQAVMLEIGNALSQQPYRQAAIILLNSLVADSKVEIVPLSQELYERAFELYRERTEKEWGFGDCVSFIVMQYSGITEALTADEHFQQAGFRALLRENLP from the coding sequence ATGCATTCTGAAGTCTTTCTTGATACATCATTTGCCATTGCCTTATCTGCACCGAGCGATCGCTTGCATGACCGAGCCTTACATCTGGCTAAAATATTACAAGCGGCAGAAACACGTTTGGTGACAACACAGGCGGTGATGTTGGAAATTGGCAATGCCTTATCCCAACAACCTTATCGTCAGGCGGCAATCATATTATTAAATTCTCTAGTAGCAGACTCCAAAGTCGAAATTGTCCCTCTCTCCCAGGAACTCTACGAACGTGCTTTCGAGCTATATCGGGAACGAACAGAGAAAGAATGGGGATTTGGGGATTGCGTATCTTTTATTGTGATGCAATATAGCGGAATCACTGAAGCACTGACTGCTGATGAGCATTTTCAACAAGCAGGCTTTCGAGCATTACTGCGAGAAAATTTACCTTAA